Part of the Nitrosopumilus piranensis genome is shown below.
ATTCCATCACCGTCAGTATCAGCTGAAATTTTGTTATCTGCAACAAAGTCAGGGCAGCCGTCAGTGTCTTGGAATTTGTTATAAGTTTCAGGACTAAATGGACAAGAATCATCATGATCTAATATTCCATCACCATCAACATCACCAGTAAGTTGTAATTGTAAAACATCAGGACAGCCGTCAGTGTCTTGGAATTTGTTATAGTTTTCACGTTCTAGTGGACATGCATCTACATCATCAGGGATACCATCAAAGTCAGCATCAGGAGCTATAGTGCTTGTTACACCAGGAATATCAGGGCAGCCGTCCCAATCTAAATTACCGTTATAATTTTCTGGCTCATCAATACATGCATCCCATCTATCTTCAATTCCATCACCATCAGTATCAGGGAATGCGTAAGCAGATAATGTAGAGTCAACAAAATCAGGGCAGCCGTCAGTGTCTTGGAATTGATTATAAGTTTCAGCTTCTAGTGGACATGAATCTTTTTTATCAGAAATTCCGTCTTGATCACTATCAATTACGGAACGATCATTTTCAGGGCAGCCGTCAGTGTCATCAATTCCGTTAAATGTTTCAGGTTGGTTTGGACAAAAATCTAGATAATCAGGGAACCCATCACCGTCTGAATCTGCAACATTCTTTTGACCACTAGGGGAAATATCTGGACAGCCGTCATGATCTTGGAATCTATTGTAAGTCTCTTTTACAGTAGGACAGTTATCAACATGATCTTGAATACCATCATAATCAGCATCATACCAAGGGACAAAATCTGCAGGACATCCATCTATATTATTACCATATTGAGGATCATAATCCTCTAGTAAATGAGGACACTCATCCATATCGTTTGGAACACCATCACCGTCTGAATCAATTGCTTTATTTGCATAAACGCTTGGAGACATCCCTATAGTTAGTGTGAGTAAAAGTAAAAATCCTAAAAGAAAGTGTTGTTTCATTTTATGAGCACCTAAGAGTCTGGGCATCCATCAGTGTCGTTGTCACCGTCATAATCCTCTGGTTCAAGTGGGCACAAATCATTTTCATTGATAATGTCATCTAGATCAAGATCATGTTTGTATCTTGATTGTTCAGGTACAATATCAGGACAACCGTCTCTATCACTGTATTTATTCCAAGTTTCTTTAAGGTTTGGACACAAATCAACATCATCATTTATTCCATCTCCATCACTGTCACTTGTCATGTTTCCGAGTGGCATTTCATCAGGGCAGCCGTCATAATCAACATAACGGTTCCATGTTTCATTTTGTGTTGGACACAAATCCATCACGTCTGGAACACCATCACCGTCTGAATCAGGTTGCTTATCATCAATGTCAGGGCAGCCGTCAGTATCTTCAAATCCATTATAATTTTCTGCAACTAATGGACACTGATCCTTGACATCAGAAATTCCATCATTATCAGAGTCTACTGCAAATGATTTAGAGATAGTATCAGGGCAGCCGTCGTCATCTTGGAATTTATTCCAAGTTTCTTTTTGTGATGGACATGCATCAATTGCATCAGGAATGCCGTCTCTATCTCTGTCATGGCTTAAGATGTAATCATCAGGGCAGCCGTCTCTATCTAGAATACCATTAAATGTTTCAGGTTGGTTTGGACAATGATCATTGTAATCATTAATTCCATCTTTATCTGAATCTGGAGTACCTTTGTTATCAGATACAACATCAGGGCAGCCGTCTAGGTCTTGGAAGTTATTGTAAGTTTCTGGGTTTAATGGGCATTCATCAACTGAATCTAAAATACCGTCAAAATCAGAATCTAAACTAGTAATAAAATCAGGATAATCAGGACAGCCGTCTTCGTCTTGGTATCCATTATATCTTTCTCTATCTAATGGGCATTCATCAACTGAATCTAAAATACCGTCAAAATCAGAGTCTGCATCAGATGGATTATCTGGGCAACCGTCATGATCATTATATCTATTCCAAGTTTCAGCTGTTGAAGGGCATTGATCTATGTCATCCCTAATACCATCACCATCTGAATCTAGAACTGCAACATCAGGGCAGCCGTCAGTATCTTGATATCCATTTACGGTTTCAGGTTTGAGAGGACATTTGTCGGTTAAATCAGAAATACCGTCACCATCAAAATCAAATGCAGATTTACCTGAAATAGAATCAGGGCAACCGTCTTCGTCTTGGAAGTTATTGTAAGTTTCTGGGTTTAATGGACATTTATCAGCTGCATCAAGTACACCATCTCTATCACGGTCCCCAGAACCATAATCATCAGGACAGCCGTCTCTATCTAAAACACCGTTAAATGTTTCAGGTTGGTTTGGACACAAATCATTATTATCAATAATTCCATCACCGTCAGTGTCAGTTGTACCTTTGTTATCTGAAACAAAGTCTGGACAACCGTCATAGTCTTTGAATTGATTGTAAGTTTCTTTTACGTTAGGACATTGATCAATACTATTAGGAATACCATCTTGGTCTGAATCATTATCACTTGAGTAAGGAGGAATATCAGGACATCCATCTTCATCTTGGAATCCATTATATCTTTCAGGCTCTAAAGGACAAGCATCATCAATGTCTTTTATTCTGTCACCATCTGCATCATTTAATGAACCAACAAATGATGGAGCAGAATCAGGACATCCATCATAATCAGCAAATCGATTAAAAGTTTCTGGTTCGTTAGGACAAATATCAAATTTGTCTGCTATTCCATCACCATCTTTATCAGAAAATGTAGTATCAAGTGCAACATCAGGACAACCATCAGTGTCCCTATAATCATTAAACACTTCAGGCTCTAGTGGACATAAGTCAAGTGAATCTTTAATTCCATCATTATCTGTATCTGCAAAAGCAAGATCAGTTTTAGTATCAGGACAACCATCTTCATCTTGGAATCGGTTGTAAGTTTCTGGGTTTAATGGACATTTATCAGCTGCATCAAGTACACCATCTCTATCACGGTCCCCAGAACCATAATCATCAGGACAGCCGTCTCTATCTAAAACACCATTAAATGTTTCAGGTTGGTTTGGACACAAATCTTGAGTGTCAACAAATCCATCTCCATCAGAATCAGGCAATCCACCTTTTCCACCTTGAGGGGAAAAATCAGGACAACCATCTTCATCTTGGAATCCATTATAACGTTCCTTAAGAGTTGGACATTGATCAATATGATCTTCTATTCCATCAAAGTCCTCATCATACCAGGGAACAAAGTTTGAGGGACAACCATCAATTGCACCTACATAATCTTCTCTCAGATTGGGACATAAATCAACAGTATCATCAACACCATCTTTATCCAAGTCACCTGCTGCAAATGCTGGATTAATAGGCATGCTGGTTAAAGTCGTTATTAGTAACAATAGAAATGGTAAAGTATGTATTTTCTTCAATGCCTAAAATATTCCTGAGGATCCAG
Proteins encoded:
- a CDS encoding thrombospondin type 3 repeat-containing protein → MPINPAFAAGDLDKDGVDDTVDLCPNLREDYVGAIDGCPSNFVPWYDEDFDGIEDHIDQCPTLKERYNGFQDEDGCPDFSPQGGKGGLPDSDGDGFVDTQDLCPNQPETFNGVLDRDGCPDDYGSGDRDRDGVLDAADKCPLNPETYNRFQDEDGCPDTKTDLAFADTDNDGIKDSLDLCPLEPEVFNDYRDTDGCPDVALDTTFSDKDGDGIADKFDICPNEPETFNRFADYDGCPDSAPSFVGSLNDADGDRIKDIDDACPLEPERYNGFQDEDGCPDIPPYSSDNDSDQDGIPNSIDQCPNVKETYNQFKDYDGCPDFVSDNKGTTDTDGDGIIDNNDLCPNQPETFNGVLDRDGCPDDYGSGDRDRDGVLDAADKCPLNPETYNNFQDEDGCPDSISGKSAFDFDGDGISDLTDKCPLKPETVNGYQDTDGCPDVAVLDSDGDGIRDDIDQCPSTAETWNRYNDHDGCPDNPSDADSDFDGILDSVDECPLDRERYNGYQDEDGCPDYPDFITSLDSDFDGILDSVDECPLNPETYNNFQDLDGCPDVVSDNKGTPDSDKDGINDYNDHCPNQPETFNGILDRDGCPDDYILSHDRDRDGIPDAIDACPSQKETWNKFQDDDGCPDTISKSFAVDSDNDGISDVKDQCPLVAENYNGFEDTDGCPDIDDKQPDSDGDGVPDVMDLCPTQNETWNRYVDYDGCPDEMPLGNMTSDSDGDGINDDVDLCPNLKETWNKYSDRDGCPDIVPEQSRYKHDLDLDDIINENDLCPLEPEDYDGDNDTDGCPDS